Proteins from a genomic interval of Caulobacter sp. SL161:
- a CDS encoding thiol-disulfide oxidoreductase DCC family protein translates to MRRRMTTPDPDKPDAVMLFDGVCHLCDGVVRTVLRLDRRGVIRFTAIQSPAGRRLAIAHGLDPDSPESFLFLDHGQPLRKTQAVAALLRRLPAPWRRLAWIDRLPRGLTDRVYDWVAANRYRIFGKDDQCRIPTPAQRARFLID, encoded by the coding sequence GTGCGAAGGCGGATGACCACCCCAGACCCCGATAAGCCCGACGCGGTGATGCTGTTCGACGGCGTCTGCCACCTCTGCGACGGGGTGGTGCGGACGGTGCTCAGGCTGGATCGTCGCGGGGTGATCCGCTTCACCGCGATCCAGTCGCCGGCGGGTCGGCGGCTGGCGATCGCCCACGGCCTCGACCCCGACTCGCCGGAGAGCTTCCTGTTCCTCGATCACGGTCAGCCGCTGCGCAAGACGCAGGCCGTCGCCGCCTTGCTGCGGCGGCTGCCCGCGCCGTGGCGCCGGCTGGCCTGGATCGATCGCCTGCCGCGCGGCCTGACCGACCGGGTCTATGACTGGGTCGCGGCGAACCGCTATCGGATCTTCGGCAAGGACGACCAGTGCCGGATCCCGACGCCGGCGCAACGGGCGCGGTTTCTGATCGACTAG
- the acs gene encoding acetate--CoA ligase: MVSDGQVFPVPADLARDAHIDAAAYDAALARVEADPDSHWRDIAARLDWITPPTKIKDVSYAKEDFRIRWYEDGVLNVSANCIDRHLPAKKDDVALVFEGDEPGTSDTLTYGQLHEEVCRMANVLKAQGVKKGDRVTIYLPMVPLAAVAMLACARIGAVHSVVFGGFSPDSIAGRIQDCASHFVITADEGRRGGRRVPLKANIDEALTHCPWVGKVLMIRWTGADVPLKSGRDIVWQDVRDTVSAACPPEPMNAEDPLFILYTSGSTGKPKGVLHTTGGYLAWASWTFWAVFDYKAGEVFWCTADVGWVTGHSYVVYGPLANGGTSLIFEGVPNYPTPSRFWEVIDKHKVEIFYTAPTALRALMREGDAHVTKNDLSSLRILGSVGEPINPEAWLWYHRVVGKEKLPIVDTWWQTETGGMLITPLPGATALKPGSASKPLPGVKPQLVDAEGQVLDGATEGNLVITDSWPGQMRTVYGDHQRFFETYFSTYPGKYFTGDGCRRDADGYYWITGRVDDVINVSGHRLGTAEIESALVAHETVAEAAVVGYPHDIKGQGVYAYVTLKAGIEATEALRKDLVLWVRHEIGPFAAPDVIQWAPGLPKTRSGKIMRRILRKIAENELGSLGDTSTLADPSVVDDLVKNRAGT, encoded by the coding sequence GTGGTGAGCGACGGACAGGTTTTCCCGGTTCCTGCGGATCTGGCGCGAGACGCCCATATCGATGCGGCCGCCTATGACGCGGCGCTGGCTCGCGTCGAAGCCGATCCGGACAGCCATTGGCGCGACATCGCCGCCCGACTCGACTGGATCACGCCGCCCACCAAGATCAAGGACGTCTCCTACGCCAAGGAGGACTTCCGCATCCGCTGGTACGAGGACGGCGTTCTGAACGTCTCGGCCAACTGCATCGATCGCCACCTGCCGGCCAAGAAAGACGACGTGGCCCTGGTCTTCGAGGGCGACGAGCCCGGGACCTCCGACACCCTAACCTATGGCCAGTTGCACGAGGAGGTTTGCCGCATGGCCAACGTTCTCAAGGCGCAGGGCGTCAAGAAGGGCGACCGCGTCACGATCTATCTGCCGATGGTGCCGCTGGCGGCGGTCGCCATGCTGGCCTGCGCGCGGATCGGCGCCGTGCATTCGGTGGTGTTCGGCGGCTTCTCGCCCGACAGCATCGCCGGCCGCATTCAGGACTGCGCCTCGCACTTTGTGATCACCGCCGACGAGGGCCGCCGCGGTGGGCGGCGCGTGCCACTGAAGGCCAATATCGACGAAGCGCTGACCCACTGTCCGTGGGTGGGCAAGGTGCTGATGATCCGATGGACCGGCGCTGACGTGCCGCTGAAATCGGGCCGTGACATCGTCTGGCAGGACGTGCGCGACACCGTCTCGGCCGCTTGCCCGCCTGAGCCGATGAACGCCGAGGACCCGTTGTTCATCCTCTACACCTCAGGCTCGACGGGCAAACCCAAGGGGGTGTTGCACACCACCGGCGGCTATCTGGCCTGGGCCTCTTGGACCTTCTGGGCGGTGTTCGACTACAAGGCGGGCGAGGTGTTCTGGTGCACCGCCGACGTCGGTTGGGTCACGGGCCACAGCTACGTCGTCTACGGCCCGTTGGCCAATGGCGGGACCAGCCTGATCTTCGAGGGCGTGCCGAACTATCCGACCCCCAGCCGCTTCTGGGAGGTGATCGACAAGCACAAGGTCGAGATCTTCTACACCGCCCCCACCGCTCTGCGCGCCCTGATGCGCGAGGGCGATGCGCATGTGACGAAGAACGACCTGTCTTCCCTGCGCATCCTCGGCAGCGTCGGCGAGCCGATCAATCCGGAGGCCTGGCTCTGGTACCACCGCGTGGTCGGCAAGGAGAAGCTGCCGATCGTCGACACCTGGTGGCAGACCGAGACCGGCGGCATGCTGATCACCCCGCTGCCGGGCGCCACCGCCCTGAAGCCGGGCTCGGCCTCCAAACCCTTGCCGGGCGTCAAGCCGCAGCTCGTGGACGCCGAGGGTCAGGTCCTGGACGGCGCCACCGAAGGCAACCTTGTGATCACCGACAGCTGGCCGGGCCAGATGCGGACCGTCTATGGCGATCACCAGCGGTTCTTCGAGACCTATTTCTCGACCTATCCCGGCAAGTACTTCACCGGCGACGGCTGCCGCCGCGACGCCGATGGCTACTACTGGATCACGGGCCGCGTGGACGACGTGATCAACGTCTCGGGCCACCGCCTGGGCACCGCCGAGATCGAGAGCGCGCTCGTCGCCCACGAGACCGTCGCCGAGGCCGCCGTGGTCGGCTATCCGCACGACATCAAGGGGCAGGGCGTCTATGCCTATGTCACCCTGAAGGCGGGGATCGAGGCTACGGAGGCGCTTCGCAAAGACCTCGTCCTGTGGGTCCGCCACGAGATCGGCCCCTTCGCCGCGCCGGACGTCATCCAGTGGGCCCCGGGCCTGCCCAAGACCCGCTCGGGCAAGATCATGCGCCGCATCCTGCGCAAGATCGCCGAGAACGAGCTCGGGAGCCTGGGCGACACCTCGACCCTCGCCGATCCGTCGGTGGTCGATGATCTGGTGAAGAACCGCGCGGGGACCTGA
- a CDS encoding creatininase family protein, which produces MLLALSTWSEIETRLKTSQTVVVPIGSNEQHGPTGLLGTDWLCPEIIAHEASKRAADKVLVAPAFNIGMAQHHLAFPGTIFLRPSTFIAAIGDWVRSLGAHGFTRIYFLNGHGGNVASIEAAFSEIYADYSFRQQRAPFALKLKNWWDLAGVNALANRQFPTGHGSHATPSEIAVTQWAYPETIKTAAYSPQIAPTGPIREALDFRARYADGRMGSDPAQATPEKGGELVSMAANALIEDLAAFSAERAPA; this is translated from the coding sequence ATGCTGCTCGCCCTATCCACCTGGTCCGAGATCGAAACGCGCCTGAAGACCAGCCAGACGGTGGTGGTGCCGATCGGCTCCAACGAGCAGCATGGACCGACCGGCCTGCTGGGCACCGACTGGCTGTGCCCCGAGATCATCGCCCACGAGGCCAGCAAGCGCGCGGCCGACAAGGTGCTGGTGGCCCCGGCCTTCAATATCGGCATGGCCCAGCATCACCTGGCCTTCCCAGGCACCATCTTCCTCCGGCCCTCGACCTTCATCGCCGCGATCGGCGACTGGGTGCGGTCGCTGGGCGCCCACGGTTTCACGCGCATCTATTTCCTGAACGGTCACGGCGGCAACGTCGCCTCGATCGAGGCGGCGTTCTCAGAGATCTACGCCGACTACAGCTTCCGCCAGCAACGCGCGCCCTTCGCCCTGAAGCTGAAGAACTGGTGGGACCTGGCCGGCGTCAACGCCCTGGCCAACCGGCAATTCCCGACGGGGCACGGCAGCCATGCCACCCCGTCCGAGATCGCGGTGACCCAGTGGGCCTATCCGGAGACGATCAAGACGGCGGCCTATTCGCCCCAGATCGCGCCCACGGGTCCGATCCGCGAGGCGCTGGATTTCCGCGCCCGCTACGCCGACGGCCGCATGGGCTCGGATCCCGCCCAGGCGACGCCCGAGAAGGGCGGCGAGCTGGTGAGTATGGCGGCCAACGCCCTGATCGAGGACCTGGCCGCGTTTTCGGCGGAGCGGGCGCCGGCCTAA
- a CDS encoding M16 family metallopeptidase produces MIRTAKLALVAAALSTTALSPLALAAPAQAQPAATASIAVPPIVYQQRVLANGMKVFTSRDTTTPNVSVQVWYGVGSKDDPQGRSGFAHLFEHLMFKATRNMPNETVDRLTEDVGGFNNASTWDDFTNYYEVVPANHLERLIWAEADRLKSLVIDETVFASERDVVKEELRQRVLADPYGRFFALSIPQQSFAVHPYQRPGIGSIEELDAATVDDVRAFHRTYYRPDNAALIIVGNFDQAKLDAMIDKYFGSLTTPAGAIPKVTAVEPARTGPKTVNTYGPNVPLPALAITWLAPAAADKDAPALAVLDAILTAGKSSRLYDSLVYEQKIAQSVFSSAPNNAQPGLFYVGAIMAGGKTVAQGEAALRAQVARVRDGLVTPAELAEAKAGLLADAVRRREEIDGRGFAIGYALQTEGDAAAANSSLAELQAVTAADIQRVARQYLADDRRTVINYLPEKDRPAGEKDATPPIPKVASVKYDGPITTLAPEAEREKIPAVAAPIPAVLPTPAEKTLANGLRVIVAKSSELPLITSTLTVKGGASSDPAGLAGTSSLTSELLTEGTATRSATQVARETEALGANLAVGSGWESASLILSVTANNADPAMAIMADVAQNPAFKAEELDRVRAETLDGLSVAFQRPGSLASFATSPVLYAGSAYGHVAGGTPGSLPKIKREDLAKTHAAYWRPDNAVLVVTGNLSPEAGFALAEKAFGGWKKPATPPPAPPAAPTGYQPRNVVIDLPGTGQAAVVLAKPAITRADPSYYPGVVANTVLGVGFSSRLNQEIRIKRGLSYGAGSSLTPQGQFGGFSARVQTKNPSAGEVISLTRAELSRLANEPASVGELAARKSVLVGGFGRDLGTSEGLAGILGNLAVYGVPLTEIQTYAAKVEAVTPEQVQAFAKAKLDPAQMSVIVAGDAKAMGESLAKVAPNATVIPAAKLDLDAPGLTQ; encoded by the coding sequence ATGATCCGCACCGCCAAGCTGGCCCTCGTGGCCGCGGCCCTGTCCACCACGGCGCTGTCGCCGCTCGCGCTGGCCGCCCCGGCCCAGGCCCAGCCGGCCGCGACCGCCTCGATCGCCGTCCCGCCGATCGTCTACCAGCAGCGCGTGCTGGCCAACGGCATGAAGGTGTTCACCTCGCGCGACACCACAACGCCCAACGTCTCGGTGCAGGTCTGGTACGGCGTCGGCTCCAAGGACGATCCCCAGGGCCGGTCGGGCTTTGCGCACCTGTTTGAGCACCTGATGTTCAAGGCCACGCGCAACATGCCCAACGAGACGGTCGACCGCCTGACCGAGGACGTCGGCGGCTTCAACAACGCCTCCACCTGGGACGACTTCACCAACTATTACGAAGTGGTGCCGGCCAATCACCTGGAGCGCCTCATCTGGGCCGAGGCTGATCGCCTGAAGTCGCTGGTCATCGACGAGACGGTGTTCGCCTCCGAGCGCGACGTGGTGAAGGAAGAGCTGCGCCAGCGCGTCCTGGCCGACCCCTACGGCCGCTTCTTCGCCCTGTCGATCCCGCAGCAGTCGTTCGCGGTCCACCCCTATCAGCGCCCCGGCATCGGCTCGATCGAGGAGCTGGACGCGGCCACCGTCGATGACGTGCGCGCCTTCCACCGCACCTATTATCGCCCGGACAACGCCGCCCTGATCATCGTCGGCAATTTCGACCAGGCCAAGCTGGATGCGATGATCGACAAGTACTTCGGGTCCCTGACCACGCCCGCCGGCGCCATCCCGAAGGTCACCGCCGTCGAGCCCGCCCGCACCGGCCCCAAGACCGTCAACACCTACGGCCCCAATGTGCCGCTGCCGGCCCTGGCCATCACCTGGCTGGCGCCCGCCGCCGCGGACAAGGACGCGCCCGCTCTGGCGGTGCTGGACGCGATCCTGACCGCCGGCAAGTCCTCGCGCCTCTATGACAGCCTGGTCTATGAGCAGAAGATCGCCCAGTCGGTGTTCTCGTCGGCCCCGAACAACGCCCAGCCGGGCCTGTTCTATGTCGGCGCCATCATGGCCGGCGGCAAGACGGTGGCCCAGGGCGAGGCCGCCCTGCGCGCCCAGGTCGCCCGCGTCCGCGACGGTCTGGTGACGCCGGCCGAGCTGGCCGAGGCCAAGGCCGGTCTGCTGGCCGACGCCGTGCGTCGCCGCGAGGAGATCGACGGTCGCGGCTTCGCCATCGGCTACGCCCTGCAGACCGAGGGCGACGCCGCCGCCGCCAATTCCAGCCTGGCCGAACTGCAGGCGGTGACCGCCGCCGACATCCAGCGCGTGGCCCGCCAGTATCTGGCCGATGATCGCCGGACGGTGATCAACTATCTGCCCGAAAAGGATCGTCCGGCCGGCGAAAAGGACGCCACGCCGCCGATCCCGAAGGTGGCCTCGGTCAAGTACGACGGCCCGATCACCACCCTGGCGCCGGAGGCCGAGCGCGAGAAGATCCCGGCGGTCGCCGCGCCGATCCCAGCCGTGTTGCCGACCCCGGCCGAAAAGACCCTGGCCAACGGCCTGCGGGTCATCGTCGCCAAGTCCAGCGAGCTGCCGCTGATCACCTCGACCCTGACCGTCAAGGGCGGCGCCAGTTCCGATCCCGCCGGCCTGGCCGGCACGTCCAGCCTGACCTCCGAGCTGCTCACCGAAGGCACCGCCACCCGCTCGGCGACGCAGGTCGCGCGCGAGACCGAAGCCCTCGGCGCCAACCTGGCCGTCGGCTCGGGCTGGGAATCCGCCTCGCTGATCCTCAGCGTGACGGCCAACAACGCCGATCCGGCCATGGCGATCATGGCCGACGTGGCCCAGAACCCGGCCTTCAAAGCCGAGGAGCTGGACCGCGTCCGCGCCGAGACCCTGGACGGCCTGTCGGTGGCGTTCCAGCGCCCGGGGAGCCTCGCGAGCTTCGCCACCAGTCCCGTGCTCTACGCCGGCTCGGCCTATGGCCATGTGGCGGGCGGCACGCCCGGCTCGCTGCCGAAAATCAAGCGCGAGGATCTGGCCAAGACCCACGCCGCCTACTGGCGGCCGGACAACGCGGTGCTGGTCGTGACCGGCAACCTGTCGCCCGAGGCCGGCTTCGCCCTGGCGGAAAAGGCTTTCGGCGGCTGGAAGAAGCCCGCCACCCCGCCGCCGGCCCCGCCGGCCGCGCCCACCGGCTACCAGCCGCGCAATGTGGTCATCGACCTGCCCGGCACGGGCCAGGCCGCCGTGGTTCTGGCCAAGCCGGCCATCACCCGCGCCGACCCCAGCTACTACCCGGGCGTGGTCGCCAACACCGTGCTGGGCGTCGGCTTCTCCTCGCGCCTGAACCAGGAGATCCGCATCAAGCGCGGCCTCTCCTACGGCGCCGGCTCCAGCCTGACGCCGCAGGGCCAGTTCGGCGGCTTCTCGGCGCGTGTGCAGACCAAGAACCCCTCGGCCGGCGAGGTGATCAGCCTGACCCGCGCCGAGCTGAGCCGCCTGGCCAATGAACCGGCCTCGGTCGGCGAACTGGCCGCCCGCAAGTCAGTGCTGGTGGGCGGCTTTGGTCGTGACCTCGGCACCTCGGAAGGCCTGGCGGGCATCCTGGGCAACCTCGCCGTCTATGGCGTGCCGCTGACAGAGATCCAGACCTACGCCGCCAAGGTCGAGGCGGTGACGCCCGAGCAGGTCCAGGCCTTCGCCAAGGCCAAGCTCGACCCGGCCCAGATGAGCGTGATCGTCGCCGGCGACGCCAAGGCCATGGGCGAGAGCCTGGCCAAAGTCGCGCCGAACGCCACGGTGATCCCGGCCGCCAAGCTGGACCTGGATGCGCCCGGCCTGACCCAGTAG
- a CDS encoding SRPBCC family protein, whose product MRWILPLLLAIAAAAPARAASEWAAKDGSVQVEAHADQQGRAVVRASIEIAAPPSVVFAVILDCGRAARMSPGVKRCRVVSRAADGSEMREHTVKWGFFLPALQSRSRLSLPPDREIRFTCIGGDIRACDGFWRLEPLDGGTRTRVTYDLWATAPYAAPASLVSSLMRRTVPQSLAALRRECEGG is encoded by the coding sequence ATGCGCTGGATCCTCCCTCTCCTGCTGGCCATCGCCGCCGCCGCCCCTGCGCGCGCGGCCTCGGAGTGGGCCGCCAAGGATGGGTCCGTCCAGGTCGAGGCGCATGCGGATCAGCAGGGCCGCGCCGTGGTGCGCGCCAGCATCGAGATCGCCGCGCCGCCGTCTGTGGTGTTCGCGGTCATCCTGGATTGCGGCCGCGCCGCGCGGATGAGCCCGGGGGTCAAGCGCTGCCGGGTGGTGTCTCGCGCCGCCGACGGCTCTGAGATGCGCGAGCACACCGTCAAGTGGGGCTTCTTCCTGCCTGCCCTGCAGTCGCGGTCTCGCCTGTCGCTGCCGCCGGATCGGGAAATCCGCTTCACCTGTATCGGGGGCGACATCCGCGCCTGCGATGGGTTCTGGCGGCTGGAGCCGCTGGACGGCGGGACGCGCACGCGGGTGACCTACGACCTCTGGGCCACCGCGCCCTACGCGGCGCCGGCCAGCCTGGTCTCCAGCCTGATGCGACGCACCGTGCCCCAGTCGCTGGCGGCGCTTCGGCGGGAGTGCGAAGGCGGATGA
- a CDS encoding integration host factor subunit beta, with the protein MIKSELIARLANENPHLTQKDVERVVGVILERMIGALEDGGRVELRGFGALSVRSRPARTGRNPRTGEAVDVRAKHVPFFKSGKELRARLNADGDE; encoded by the coding sequence ATGATCAAGTCTGAACTCATCGCCAGGCTCGCGAATGAAAATCCGCACCTGACGCAGAAGGACGTCGAGCGCGTCGTCGGCGTGATCCTCGAACGGATGATCGGCGCCCTGGAAGATGGCGGTCGTGTCGAGCTTCGGGGCTTTGGCGCCCTGTCGGTCCGCTCGCGCCCCGCGCGCACCGGCCGCAATCCCCGCACCGGCGAGGCCGTTGATGTCCGCGCCAAGCATGTGCCGTTCTTCAAGAGCGGCAAGGAGCTGCGCGCCCGCCTGAACGCCGACGGCGACGAATAG
- a CDS encoding XdhC family protein produces the protein MDIAIRARNSPTDREATRQGLNIRFLEPCRGVKVTPMTFDSEDAAWPMHGLADDTRPALAQALSRGPAALATIVALGGGGPRPVGAQMVFGKKIVSGFLSGGCIEADVEVHARACLGDGVSRRLVYGEGSPWPDIRLLCGARIEILVERIAPDDQAARALLDLAAARLPAFWVSDGTRRLCAETPEVPWAGAFERAYDPTPRVVVIGGDPTALAIASLAAQSGHETFLLRPKGQAAPPPLPGVAYRREPLEGALAAIGLDAWTSVAVCGHDLEQDHAALMAALPSPAPYVGLLGARRRLPERIARLKAAGLGERELAKLRAPIGLDLGGKAPFEVAVAVIGEVMAARHGQPALARRVVEA, from the coding sequence ATGGACATCGCCATCCGTGCGCGAAACTCACCAACAGACCGGGAGGCTACGCGCCAAGGTTTGAACATCCGGTTTCTGGAACCTTGCCGAGGGGTTAAAGTCACGCCGATGACCTTTGACTCAGAAGACGCCGCCTGGCCGATGCACGGCCTGGCTGACGACACCCGCCCGGCCTTGGCCCAGGCGCTTTCCAGAGGCCCTGCAGCCCTGGCGACGATCGTCGCGCTGGGCGGCGGCGGCCCGCGCCCAGTCGGCGCCCAGATGGTCTTCGGCAAAAAAATTGTTTCCGGGTTTCTGTCCGGCGGCTGCATCGAGGCGGATGTCGAGGTCCACGCCCGCGCCTGCCTCGGAGACGGGGTTTCGCGTCGGCTGGTCTATGGCGAGGGCAGTCCCTGGCCGGACATCCGCCTGTTGTGCGGCGCGCGGATCGAAATCCTGGTCGAGCGGATCGCCCCCGACGATCAAGCCGCCCGGGCTCTGCTCGATCTGGCCGCCGCCCGTCTGCCGGCCTTCTGGGTCAGCGACGGGACGCGTCGCCTCTGCGCCGAGACGCCGGAGGTTCCCTGGGCCGGAGCGTTCGAGCGGGCCTATGACCCAACCCCGCGCGTGGTGGTGATCGGTGGTGACCCGACGGCGCTGGCGATCGCCAGTCTGGCCGCCCAGTCCGGCCATGAGACCTTCCTGCTGCGCCCCAAGGGGCAGGCCGCGCCGCCGCCCCTGCCGGGCGTCGCTTATCGCCGCGAACCCCTGGAGGGCGCCCTCGCCGCCATCGGGCTGGACGCGTGGACGTCGGTGGCGGTGTGCGGTCATGACCTGGAGCAGGATCACGCGGCGCTGATGGCCGCCCTGCCCTCGCCTGCGCCCTATGTCGGCCTGCTTGGCGCGCGGCGGCGTCTACCCGAGCGGATCGCACGGCTGAAGGCGGCGGGTCTTGGCGAGCGCGAGCTGGCCAAGCTGCGCGCCCCGATCGGTCTTGATCTGGGCGGCAAGGCGCCGTTCGAGGTGGCGGTCGCGGTGATCGGCGAGGTGATGGCCGCCCGCCACGGCCAGCCGGCGCTGGCGCGGCGGGTGGTGGAAGCCTGA
- a CDS encoding bifunctional regulator KidO gives MSISVSKLGLAAAQFGLDGGSSSAPRGRTPEAEARDILNIAARAKLSVLDASGLFGRAETVLGDLIPRPVPFRVTISTARADRGPDFVEAEARAALRRIGVERADAIVVHSPAELFGPHGAALWERLQRLKDQGLFAKIGVSAHASDDPVGVARRFKPDILQAPASLLDQRLLADGSLQRIAGMGIEVHLRSIFLNGLLFLPPDRVPAQLKGASGRLSRVRRMIAEGRSDPLQAALGFALSRPEGSAVLVGVNSAAELSAVVAAASSPPPDLDWDDMAIDDPVALDPRRWVA, from the coding sequence ATGTCCATTTCGGTCTCAAAACTGGGTCTGGCGGCCGCTCAATTCGGCCTCGACGGCGGGAGTTCGTCCGCGCCGCGCGGTCGCACGCCCGAAGCCGAAGCCCGCGATATCCTGAACATCGCCGCCCGCGCCAAGCTGTCGGTGCTGGACGCCTCGGGTCTGTTCGGCCGCGCCGAGACCGTGTTGGGCGACCTCATTCCGCGCCCCGTTCCCTTCCGCGTCACGATCTCGACCGCCCGCGCCGACCGTGGCCCTGACTTTGTCGAGGCCGAGGCCCGCGCCGCCCTGCGCCGAATCGGCGTCGAGCGCGCCGACGCCATTGTCGTTCATTCGCCCGCCGAGCTGTTCGGCCCGCATGGCGCGGCGCTCTGGGAGCGTCTGCAGCGCCTGAAGGACCAGGGCCTGTTCGCCAAGATCGGCGTCTCGGCCCACGCCTCCGACGATCCGGTGGGCGTGGCGCGGCGCTTCAAGCCCGACATCCTGCAGGCCCCAGCCTCGCTGCTCGATCAGCGCCTGCTGGCCGATGGCTCGCTGCAGCGTATCGCCGGCATGGGGATCGAGGTGCACCTGCGCTCGATCTTCCTGAACGGCCTTCTGTTCCTGCCGCCCGATCGCGTGCCCGCCCAGCTCAAGGGCGCCTCTGGCCGCCTGTCGCGCGTGCGCCGCATGATCGCCGAGGGTCGCTCTGACCCGCTGCAAGCGGCGCTGGGCTTTGCCCTGTCGCGTCCCGAGGGTTCGGCCGTGCTGGTCGGCGTCAACTCGGCCGCCGAACTGTCGGCGGTGGTGGCGGCCGCCTCGAGCCCGCCACCGGATCTCGATTGGGACGACATGGCCATCGACGATCCGGTCGCGCTCGATCCGCGACGTTGGGTCGCCTAA
- the mscL gene encoding large-conductance mechanosensitive channel protein MscL — translation MSVVKEFREFIARGNVIDLAVGVIIGAAFNGIVKSLVDQVIMPPIGLLTGGLDFSKLEWVLRPEDPASEAIEKVAIQYGAFINTVIQFFIVATVVFLLVKLVNEIRRQDAAEPAPAAPPAPTAEETLLTEIRDLLAKKG, via the coding sequence ATGAGCGTGGTCAAGGAATTCCGCGAGTTCATCGCGCGGGGCAATGTCATCGATCTGGCCGTCGGCGTGATCATCGGCGCGGCGTTCAACGGCATCGTCAAGAGCCTGGTCGATCAGGTGATCATGCCGCCGATCGGCCTGCTGACCGGCGGGCTGGACTTTTCAAAGCTGGAATGGGTGCTGCGGCCGGAGGATCCTGCGAGCGAGGCGATCGAGAAGGTGGCGATCCAGTACGGCGCCTTCATCAACACCGTGATCCAGTTCTTCATCGTCGCCACGGTGGTCTTCCTGCTGGTCAAGCTGGTCAACGAGATCCGTCGCCAGGACGCGGCCGAGCCCGCGCCGGCCGCGCCGCCTGCGCCCACGGCCGAAGAGACGCTGCTGACCGAGATCCGCGATCTTCTGGCCAAGAAGGGCTGA